A genomic segment from Etheostoma spectabile isolate EspeVRDwgs_2016 chromosome 11, UIUC_Espe_1.0, whole genome shotgun sequence encodes:
- the ralba gene encoding ras-related protein Ral-B, with protein sequence MATGKSKNLSSLALHKVIMVGSGGVGKSALTLQFMYDEFVEDYEPTKADSYRKKVVLDGEEVQIDILDTAGQEDYAAIRDNYFRSGEGFLLVFSITEHESFTATVEFREQILRVKAEEDKIPLLVVGNKSDLEERRQVSVDEARGKAEEWGVQYVETSAKTRANVDKVFFDLMREVRGKKMSENKDKNGKGKNKKNKKSFRERCCLL encoded by the exons ATGGCTACCGGTAAAAGTAAAAACCTGAGCTCTCTGGCACTGCACAAGGTGATAATGGTGGGCAGTGGGGGCGTGGGGAAGTCAGCCCTCACCCTGCAGTTCATGTATGATGAG TTTGTGGAGGACTATGAGCCCACCAAGGCAGACAGCTACAGGAAGAAGGTGGTTCTGGATGGGGAGGAGGTCCAAATCGACATTCTGGACACAGCTGGCCAGGAGGACTACGCTGCCATCAGGGACAACTATTTCCGCAGTGGGGAGGGCTTCCTGCTGGTCTTCTCCATCACAGAGCATGAGTCATTCACTGCCACTGTGGAGTTCAG GGAGCAGATCTTGCGGGTGAAGGCGGAGGAGGACAAGATCCCTCTCCTTGTGGTAGGGAACAAGTCGGACCTGGAGGAGCGTCGGCAGGTATCTGTGGACGAGGCCCGAGGCAAGGCCGAGGAGTGGGGCGTCCAGTATGTGGAGACATCAGCCAAAACCAGAGCCAATGTTGACAAG gtATTCTTTGACCTGATGCGTGAAGTACGAGGCAAGAAAATGtcggaaaacaaagacaaaaatggaaagggaaagaacaagaagaacaagaagagcTTCAGAGAAAGATGCTGTTTACTTTGA